In a genomic window of Bombina bombina isolate aBomBom1 chromosome 8, aBomBom1.pri, whole genome shotgun sequence:
- the LOC128637977 gene encoding chymotrypsin-C, whose product MFNLVVLAIFLGYAHSCGVPTYQPILSRVVGGHDVRANSWPWQISLQYQGTSAWGHTCGGTLIASNWVLTAAHCISSSRTYRVVLGKNSLQTEEEGSVIISPETIIVHESWNSFLIVNDIALIKLSQPVVFSDKIQAACLPADGELLANNYPCYVTGWGRLYTNGPIADNLQQALLPVVDHATCSQRDWWGTQVKATMVCAGGDGIVSGCNGDSGGPLNCQASDGSWSVHGVVSFGSGLRCNYAKKPTVFTRVSAYIDWINQKIASN is encoded by the exons ATGTTCAATTTGGTTGTTCTTGCGATCTTCCTGGGCTATG CCCACAGCTGTGGTGTTCCCACATACCAGCCCATTCTGTCCAGAGTGGTTGGAGGACATGATGTGAGGGCAAACAGTTGGCCATGGCAG ATCTCACTGCAGTACCAGGGAACCAGTGCTTGGGGACACACCTGCGGAGGAACTCTCATTGCTTCCAACTGGGTCCTGACAGCTGCTCACTGTATCAG CTCCAGCCGCACCTACAGAGTGGTCCTGGGTAAAAACAGTCTGCAGACTGAAGAGGAAGGATCTGTTATTATCTCTCCTGAAACAATTATTGTACATGAAAGCTGGAATTCCTTCCTCATTGT CAATGACATTGCCTTGATCAAACTGTCACAGCCTGTGGTCTTTAGTGACAAAATCCAAGCTGCCTGCTTGCCCGCTGATGGAGAATTGCTTGCCAACAACTACCCTTGCTATGTGACCGGATGGGGACGTCTGTATA CCAACGGACCTATTGCTGACAACTTGCAGCAAGCTCTTCTCCCAGTGGTCGATCACGCAACTTGCTCTCAGCGCGACTGGTGGGGAACCCAAGTTAAGGCAACCATGGTTTGCGCTGGTGGTGACGGAATTGTTTCTGGCTGCAAT GGAGATTCTGGCGGCCCTCTGAACTGCCAGGCAAGTGATGGAAGTTGGTCAGTACATGGAGTTGTTAGTTTTGGATCTGGATTGAGGTGTAATTATGCCAAGAAGCCTACAGTGTTCACCCGCGTCTCTGCTTATATTGACTGGATCAACCAG aaaATTGCAAGCAATTAA